The region TTAGGATGGTATACCCAAGATCTTTTGTAAAGGAATGAAAGTCTTTTCTTGTACAAAAGTGAATGTTTGGTGTGTCATACCATTGATAAGGAATCGCTTTGTGAACAGGCATTTGCCCCCAAAACATTAACTGAAGTCTGTTCGTGATATATCCAAAATTGGGGACAGAGAGAACAGCTCTCTTTCCTACCCTTAGCATTTCATCAAGAACAAATTTAGGATCCCGCACCTGTTGAATGGTTTGGGACAGAATAACATAATCAAAGGAATCTTCTATATAATCCTGTAGAACATTCATCATGTTGCCGCGGAATACTGATATCCCCCTGCTAATACAGGAGATAACCAATTCTTCTTCTCTTTCCACACCATGGCCTTTTACTTGTTTGTCTCTAATAAGGAGTTCGAGAAGTTTTCCATCTCCACAGCCTAAGTCAAGAACTCTCGATCCAGGTTCTATCCATTGTCTAATGACTTTGAAGCGTCTATTGAGCATAATTAGTCTCCAGGTAGGATTTGATAATCTTTTCCTGTCTCTCGATCTCTAATAGAAAGGAATCATGACCATAGGGGCTGTCTAATTCAATGAAGCTAACCTCTTTATGGGTCTTCATAAGGGCATTTACTAACTCTTTTGATTGGTAAGTAGGAAATAGCCAGTCTGTTGAATAGGATATTATCAAATACTTGCAATGGCTATTTTCAAAGGTCTTATCCAGGGATCCTCCGACCATTTCCAAATCAAAATAGTCTAATGCTTTACTAATGTATATATAAGTATTGGCATCAAAACGGTCAACGAATTTGTTTCCCTGGTATTCCAGATAACTTTCAACGGCAAATTGATCATTGTGCTCCACACCATTATCTTCACGATTCTGAAACTTACGTCCAAATTTGATACGCATGGACTCATCACTAAGGTAGGTGATATGTCCTATCATACGGGCAATAGATAGTCCTTGTCTTGGTCCTTCTCCTGTATAGTAATCCCCTTTGTCCCAATGGGGATCAGACATGATCGCATTACGGCCTACCGCATGAAAGGCTATTCCCTGAGCTGTTAAGCGGGTAGTGGACGCGATAACAATAGCTGTTTTGATCCTGTCAGGATACTGAATGGACCATTGCAGGGCTTGCATCCCTCCCATAGATCCTCCGGTGACAGCTAATAGTTTGTCAATTCCCAGATGAGTGATGAGCCTCTCCTGGGCTGTCACCATATCTCCAATAGTAATCATAGGAAAGGACATGCCATAGGGCTTGCCTGTCTCTGGATTAATAGAACCAGGTCCTGTTGAGCCCTGACAACCTCCAATGACATTGGAACAAATAATGAAGTATTTATTCGTATCAAAGGCTTTTCCGGGGCCCACCATATCATTCCACCAACCGGCATAGCGATCATCATTCTTATGATAGCCAGCCACATGGGCATCCCCAGAGAAGGCATGAAGAATGAGTATCCCATTGGACTTCTCTTCATTGAGTTGCCCATAGGTTTCATAAGCTAATTGGACCGGAAAAATTTCCTTACCACTTTCCAGCTTAAGAGGGGAGTCAAAGTGATAGTATTGAGTCGTAATGAGCCATTTGTCTTGTTTCATTTCTGCTCCATGTTAGAAGGATGTTTCTGCCCTGTCAATAATATGTCAGCCACTATTGCCACGCTAAAGCTTAAGGGGTATCTTGTCCATTATGAGAATATTTTCCCTATTTATATTTCCATTTTACGGATTGTTATTATTAGCATTGAGTTATTCTGATAACAAGTCAAAGTTTTTACCTTATGTTTTGAATTTCTTTTGGGGAATTCTGACAGGAGTAGCTGTTCTAAGTGTGGAATGGTTGTTTCTTCGAAGATTCGAACTATCGTCTCATTTTTTGGGATTGTGGTTAGGGGTTTTTCTTGATGATTATTTCTTTCCTCTTTTGGGGGTTGTCATTCTGTGGTTTACTCTATGGAAGAAAGATTTAACGAACCAGGAAAACATTGACCGTCTCGTGCCTTGGACTTTAGGTATTTTCTTCTTGGAAATCCTGATGGATATGGTTAGTATGCGATCCTTCGTGAATAGTTTTGATCTGTTCTTAGAACCAATAACCAAAATATCCCTGGTTACTTTAATGGTTGCTTTAACAAAATCAGAACCTGATGGTCTTAGACTAATCGTAATCCCTGCTCTGATTGGAGGGGCTCTCTTGGGAGCTCTATGTGGTACTACCTGGTTTTTTAATCTCTTTATTCCCTCCCTATTGGTTGGTGTATTGTGTCTAGGTGGAACGCATTACTACCTCTATAGACAGTAAGTTCTTATAAAAAAAGGGCTGTAAAACAGCCCTTCCTCTTTTATAATAAAGACTTCTTAGTCTTCTATTTTTGTTAAAGCATCCTTAGCCAAACGACTAATGTTTCCAGGAAAATTAGAAAACTCAACTTCAATCAAAGAAGGTACGGCAATAGAATTATTGGCGATAACCATAGCTCCAATTGTGGATCGAATGGCTTGAAGATCTTCGTTTGAATTCAAGCCTTCTGTTTGACGGTAATTGAAGTTTGTTAAAAACTCAGCTAATACCTCTACCGCAGGATCCGTTGCATTAACTCCCAAAGCGACAATAGCATTCAGTCGTTCCTGTTGATCCCATTTTCGTTCAGCCGATTCCTTTAAATAGGGTACTACTTCTTCTTTTCCTTTACCGTATTGGTTTAATACCTGTATGGATGTCAGTCGTAATTTGCTTAGGTCAAGTTGTTGGGATAAGTCATCAGGTTGAAATTCTAATCCTTCCTTCAATCCCAAGAAAGCCACATCTGCTTTACTGGAAGCAGGAGCTTTGCTGGAAGCTTCCTTCTCAATGGCATAAGTTTTGTTCTTATAGTTATCTGTGTTTTCAATAACGCTTTTAAGGAACTCTGTAGGATCATCAGTGATGGTATCAAGGGCTTGTTCTGCCAGTTTTCGTGTTCGGCTTGGGTACCATCCACGGCTGGCATAGAAAACAGGTTCATATCCAAAGGGACTTTTCATCCTTTCTAAACCCAAGATAGCTCCATAAGCCATGATTTCATTTTCCCTTTCCTTACCATTGGGGCCAAAGTTTAAGTTCCTTAGTATCAAGGAAATCTCTTCACCGTATTGGAGAGCCCGCATCTGACCGACAGCTATGAGCGCCGCACTTCGCACTATAGGATCTTCAAAGTTACGGTATACATCCATCACTGTTTCTGCTGCTTCACTGGCTTTTAAATCCCCTAGTTCCTGAACGACCATTAAAGTTACATCATTACGTAAGCTTTTCTGATCATAAGTGGTATCTGATTTACTGCCGTTAACATATTCAGATAAAGCATCCATAAGAAGGGGGGCCATATCTCTATCATCCAGCTTCAATATATTGGTTAAAATGGCTTTTTGCTGTTCTAATGACTTTGATCGCTTAAATAAATTCGTCCATACTTCTGCTCTGTCCCCTGCCATTACTGTGGCAGGTATGATTATAAGCAAAAATAGTAGGCTTACTACTTTCCTTTTCATTCTTAGTCCCCTTATTCCCAAACCAGGATAGTCTTTATGGCTGTTCTTGGTTCAAAAGTTCTCTCCTTATATTCCAGGAGATTGCCTCTCTTATCAAGGTAATTTACCTTGATTGCATTGCCATCAGCATCGTTTTCATATGTTTCTTGACGTCTAAGGGCCTTTTCGCCGGAATAATAAAGGGTTTTTACGAGTACATCACCCTTGTATTCTCTTTTGATGCGTTTATCGATAGATCCATCAGCGTTCTGGTATACTTCATCAACCAAGTTTCCTTTGTTGTATTTATACTCAATTGTGCCAGTTAAAGATCCCGATTGATCACTGAAGGTTGTTTTTGTTTTATTTCCTTCCTCATCATAGGTATATTCAGTAACAGCTAAAAGGGCATTATCACCATCATAGGCTTTCCAAACAGTGGGGTCACCATTGTTATTGTTTTCATAAGTAGATTGGGATAGGATTTCTTCATCCCCTGTCTTCAGTACTTCCTTAACAAGCCAACCATATTCGTTCATATCTGATACGGTAATGTCCTGAACTTCATTGGAGCCGTTATAGTTTGTAACAGTTAATGTAGAACCTGATTTCTTATAGACTAGCTTTTCCTTCACATCCCCCATGTTAGTAAAAGTAGTAAGAGTCTTAGGCGTTCCTTCTTCGTCGTAGGAACCTTCGAATTTAGTATCCAATATTCCATCAGAATAGAAGGAGGATTCCTTTGTTATCACATAGATAGTTTCCTGTATTTGTTTAGGTACCAAAACAGGTTCTTTTGCTTCTCCTTCTGGTGTTTCCACATTACTGACTACTTCTTCTTGTGGCGCTTGTGTTGCACAAGAAAAAACAGCCAAACTTATTGAAATGAGTAGTAGAATAAATTTGTTCATATATTTTCCCCTCTAACTAGTTATATTAGGACCTCTTCCTATGGTTATATAGAATAACGGATAACAGGTCCATTGCAAGTTAATTATGTTGATGATAGATTGTTTTAGATAATGAAAAAAGCTTTTTTTATCCTAATAGTCATATTTTTTTCATCCTGTTCCCAACAAGTCTTATTTATCAGTGATCCATACTTCACCACCTTGTATGGCGGTGTAAAAGAACTGAATAAAGAATTAAAAGCAATCAAAGACTATCGAATCCGCATCCTTGATTCAGAAACCATAGACGGGATGAGTGATTTATCTGATTTACCAGAGATAAGAATCTTCACCCCCCTTAGTCTTGATCAGTATGAAAAATTTGAAAAGTGGCCAGGTCAATCTGTATTCCTCAGGGATGTAAAGAATCTAAAGGAAGGCCAGGTTTCTGTCCTTAGTGACAGAGGTCCTGCGTTTAGAGAGCTAGGTCAGTTAATAAGAACCTGGGCGGAGGATAATAATGTGAGGACATTGGGGGGCGTTTTCTACACAGGAACACCAGAAGCCCAAAAAGAATGGGACGCTTTTGTCCATGGTTTGGGCGAAGGGCGTTATTGGCAGGGGATGCCTCAAACCTATACTTATTTGAACAATCGAAATAAGATAAAAGAAAATATCCTAAAAGAGCAAAATCTGGGTATTGAAGCGTATGTATTGTTTGCCGGTCAACTCGATGGATATCTATGGGATTTGGTGGATTCTCAGGCTTCTTATATTTTTACAGAAAATAGGAAAAAATCTGGCATAGGTGGGGGAAAAGTATTATGGTCTATAGAAGATGATTTGGGTCAGATGATACGTACTGGATTAGAAGCTTTGGAGTCAAAAGAATACTCTAGTCATAAGGTTCGGTCAAAAATTCAAGTTTCTGAATAAAAAAAGTGAATTTTATGGCCAAACTGGGCGATCCTAGGAAAAACCGGTCATTATTAAAATGATTTGACAAAGAAAAACCGAGGAAATATAATTCAAATTGCCTTGGCCTAACGAGCTACTTTTAGTGGGAAGGAGTAGAATAATGAAACGAGGCGGACTGCTTACGATCTGTCTTTTGCTAGTGAGTCTAATACCATTCACTGCCTTTGCTGATACTGATACTCA is a window of Spirochaeta cellobiosiphila DSM 17781 DNA encoding:
- the metW gene encoding methionine biosynthesis protein MetW — its product is MLNRRFKVIRQWIEPGSRVLDLGCGDGKLLELLIRDKQVKGHGVEREEELVISCISRGISVFRGNMMNVLQDYIEDSFDYVILSQTIQQVRDPKFVLDEMLRVGKRAVLSVPNFGYITNRLQLMFWGQMPVHKAIPYQWYDTPNIHFCTRKDFHSFTKDLGYTILKEEAINSKDKPVKIMPALFGLEGLYLLEGKAK
- the metX gene encoding homoserine O-acetyltransferase MetX is translated as MKQDKWLITTQYYHFDSPLKLESGKEIFPVQLAYETYGQLNEEKSNGILILHAFSGDAHVAGYHKNDDRYAGWWNDMVGPGKAFDTNKYFIICSNVIGGCQGSTGPGSINPETGKPYGMSFPMITIGDMVTAQERLITHLGIDKLLAVTGGSMGGMQALQWSIQYPDRIKTAIVIASTTRLTAQGIAFHAVGRNAIMSDPHWDKGDYYTGEGPRQGLSIARMIGHITYLSDESMRIKFGRKFQNREDNGVEHNDQFAVESYLEYQGNKFVDRFDANTYIYISKALDYFDLEMVGGSLDKTFENSHCKYLIISYSTDWLFPTYQSKELVNALMKTHKEVSFIELDSPYGHDSFLLEIERQEKIIKSYLETNYAQ